The proteins below are encoded in one region of Clostridia bacterium:
- a CDS encoding amidohydrolase family protein translates to MITDCHIHIQPIEMFRPEALAAIKKNRVNFDQILEFSRSPRAFLHHMDRIGLGRAVLINYVAPEVIGFTAEVNAWIARYVQEDPKRLIACGSIHPRHTTNVMADMEQIIRLGIRLIKIHPPHQLLYPNDYLNGVSELKVIYGTAEANGIPVMFHTGTSIFPGARNKYGDPIHIDDVAVDFPNLKIVLAHGGRPLWMDTAFFLVRRHRNVYLDLSGIPPKALLKYFPRLAEIAHKSLFGTDWPGPGVPDIQQNLDAFRALPIDEALKQEMLEKTALKLWPL, encoded by the coding sequence ACATCCAGCCCATTGAGATGTTCCGGCCGGAAGCGCTCGCGGCCATCAAGAAGAATCGCGTCAACTTCGACCAGATACTGGAGTTCTCGCGTTCGCCGCGAGCATTCCTGCATCACATGGACCGGATCGGCCTCGGCCGTGCGGTACTCATCAACTACGTAGCGCCGGAGGTGATCGGTTTCACCGCCGAGGTCAATGCCTGGATCGCCCGTTATGTGCAGGAAGACCCAAAGCGCCTGATCGCCTGCGGCAGCATTCATCCTCGCCACACAACGAATGTGATGGCCGACATGGAACAGATCATCCGTCTCGGCATACGACTGATTAAAATCCACCCACCACACCAGTTGCTATACCCGAACGACTACCTAAACGGCGTTAGCGAACTCAAGGTGATCTATGGCACCGCCGAAGCGAATGGCATTCCGGTGATGTTCCACACCGGGACCAGTATTTTTCCGGGAGCCAGAAACAAATACGGCGATCCGATTCATATCGACGATGTTGCCGTAGATTTTCCCAATCTCAAAATTGTTCTCGCGCATGGCGGTCGTCCGCTGTGGATGGATACGGCATTTTTCCTGGTGCGCCGCCACCGGAACGTTTACCTCGATCTCAGCGGGATACCTCCCAAGGCACTGCTCAAGTACTTTCCTCGTCTCGCGGAGATTGCGCACAAATCGCTTTTCGGCACGGACTGGCCCGGACCCGGCGTTCCTGATATTCAGCAGAACCTTGACGCATTCCGCGCGCTGCCAATTGATGAAGCGCTCAAGCAGGAGATGCTGGAGAAAACGGCGCTCAAGCTGTGGCCGTTATAG